The DNA sequence ATATTTTTAAAAATGTACTCCTTGTGAAAATATGAATTTCAAGTCTGATGTATTCACAATCGCTGTTTCCGGTATCAGTTTATATTCCCAAGGTTTATCCTTTATTTCGTTTGTGGCGGTCTCAGCCCACTTAATGGAAACTCGTGCTTTTTCTTTCACATCCTCTTTTATGACAGGTTGTAAATCTCGCATTCCTTTGACTTCAATGAGGTATTTTTTATCGACCGTTTCAACCACAAAGTCCGGTGTATAAGAATGTCCTCTATGGTAGATTGGTATTGAACCTTCCGGAGGCCGAACCCATTTTAGGATAGTGCTGTCTTTCTCAAGAATTGCCGCAAAATCTTTTTCAGGGACTGAATCAAAGGGGATTTGAGGGTAAATCGTTTTTTCAAAACCTTCAAACAGGTAGCTTTTTATTTGAGAAGGCTCAATCCTGTCACCGTAATGCAAAATCCCTTTTTCGAGATATACGGTTTTTGAATATTCTTTTGGAAATCGGACAGGATTTTTACTAATTGAAACTTCAATTTCATTTTCTTCGTGTATGTTGGCTTCAATCTGGTTTTGCAAGTCGTTCACTATGGCTTTTCGGTATAAGTGAACTACTTTTTTTAAATCCCGTTCGTTGACATTCATTTTTTCGAGATATAATCTTGCCAAATTAAGAGCGATATCCTTGTCATTTTCTGCGGCAAGCTCATCAATTTCATCAATTAATCTTCCTGCGATAAATTTTACAGGGTCATCCACTGCCATGAGTTCTACTTCGGTTCTTTGGCGTTCAACTCCTGATGCTAAATCATGTTCGATTATTTTTTGCGTGACAAGTTCAAATGGGCCAATATTCACAGTGACATCAAATGTTGAAATATCACTCTTGGGGTATGTATCTAAAAATATTTTTGGCACATCTATGGTCAGCTTCGCATAATTAATCAGAATTTCTTCATATTTTCGCCTGATTTCCTCCGGTTTTATTGGAGGCAATTCTGCTCTGTCTTCGGCGTCAAAAAATGTTGCCCCAATTGCGCTGTCGGTACTCTTTTTATCACCACCGCCAGTTTCTGTTTTCTCTTTTTTGAGTTCATATTCTTTAATATCCAGTTCAACAAGCCTCTCAACGACTTCCGTGATTTTTTCTTTTTGGGTATATTGCGACGCGAACAGGCTTAAATCCAGCTCATGCATACGGTCCAGGAGTTCTTCGGTATCAATATATTTCCGCTGTACTGTCACTGTCTTCCGTGGTTTTGTATCGGTTTCTGATAGTTCCTTGACCCTGAAAAGTGGGCTGTTTTTTGCGGCATCAATCAGTTTGGCATAATTGTCATGGCTGATTATTTCCAATGAATCCAGGTCAGCGTCATCGGTGATGGTGCCAAATGGAAGGCGAAGTCCACGCCCGATTGTCTGTTCGGTCAATATTTCGCTTATGGAGGCTCGTAGCGGAATAATGGTATAAAGATTTTTAACATCCCACCCCTCTTTAAGCATGTTGACATGGATCACAATTTCAACATTGCTGTTTGGACTTTCAACGGATAAAAGCCGTTTGATGTTTTCATCACTTTCAGCACTGCCTTGCGCGGAATGAATTTCAATCACTTTTCCTTTATAGCATCCTTCAAAAAATGATTCTGATTCTACAAGTTGCTTTATTTCACCGGCATGATGAGTGTCTTTGGTTGATATAAGGACAAAAGGTTTAACAACCGGTAAATGATTTGCGGCGCAGTATTCAAGCAAACGACCTTTTTTGATTTCATGGAGGGTCATGCCATCCAGCAGTTTCAGTTTTTCAATTTCTTCCGCGTCGGAAGTGGTGAGATTGCTTCTGGTGACCACTGTTGGCGTTTTAATAAAACGGCCTATTGATTCAGCCAATGTAAATGAGTAAATCACATTGTCTTTTGTCTTAGGTGTGGCTGTAAATTCAAGACCGAGGATTGGCTTTAAATGATTGATGGCTTTTAATGAAGCAGGTGCCCGGTACCGATGACTTTCATCCATCAAAACAACGAGGTCATCCATGTCCCGTAGAACCGCTGAAAAGGAATCTCCCAGTTGTTCGTGAAACCGATGGAACCTGAAGTCAGTATCGCCCCTGCTGAATATTTTCCCAATATTGAAAATGAAGATGTTGGCTTCTCCGTACAGGGTAAACTGGCCGGGATTGAACCGCAAATAATTATCTCCATCCCAGACGGACGGCTGTGAAAAATCCGACAGACCGATGAACATATACTTGGGGTGTGAAGCGAATAACTCCATCCGCAACTTTTCGTAAATGGTAATGTTGGGGGAGAGAATGAAGAAATTTTTGTAACCCTTTGTTTTCCACAGATAATAAATCGAAGCCCCCATAAGCCGTGTCTGACCGACTCCAGTTGCAAGAGCAAAGCAAAACGAAGGAAACTCCGTATCGAATTTTATCTGTTCAGTAGCCTTGCTGTTTGTACTGGCTTTTTCCTCGACTATTTCAATTCCAGTGGTTTTATAATCGAGTCCAGTACTGATCGAATCAAGAGTTTCAAGTGCCTTTTCCTGCGGTTCACGCAAGCTCATGTATTGCTTTATAAGGGTTGGTAAATTCATCTCTTGTCCTCTTCAAAATCACATTTTTCCAGAAGGTTTTTGGGTATCTTTTTTATTTCCACATTATCAGGAAGCCGGAGGTTTCTTGATTTCCTTGTGCAGTAAATGAGCAAGGACTGTTCTTTGCCGATATCTTCTGAAAGTGATTCAAGATAGGCCTGTGTCAGAATACGGGTGGTGACGTGCAAAAAGCGGTTTTCACTGCTGATACCGTGTAATCGGCCATCCTTCCGATAGCGGAAGTTTTCAATTTTGCAGATTGATTTTATCAGCAATATTTCATCGTAGCGTGGATTGATGACATATACAGGTTGGTTGTCTGTTGATAAATCCTTGTCTTTGACAAGAAGTGATTCCGCAAGA is a window from the SAR324 cluster bacterium genome containing:
- a CDS encoding DEAD/DEAH box helicase family protein; its protein translation is MNLPTLIKQYMSLREPQEKALETLDSISTGLDYKTTGIEIVEEKASTNSKATEQIKFDTEFPSFCFALATGVGQTRLMGASIYYLWKTKGYKNFFILSPNITIYEKLRMELFASHPKYMFIGLSDFSQPSVWDGDNYLRFNPGQFTLYGEANIFIFNIGKIFSRGDTDFRFHRFHEQLGDSFSAVLRDMDDLVVLMDESHRYRAPASLKAINHLKPILGLEFTATPKTKDNVIYSFTLAESIGRFIKTPTVVTRSNLTTSDAEEIEKLKLLDGMTLHEIKKGRLLEYCAANHLPVVKPFVLISTKDTHHAGEIKQLVESESFFEGCYKGKVIEIHSAQGSAESDENIKRLLSVESPNSNVEIVIHVNMLKEGWDVKNLYTIIPLRASISEILTEQTIGRGLRLPFGTITDDADLDSLEIISHDNYAKLIDAAKNSPLFRVKELSETDTKPRKTVTVQRKYIDTEELLDRMHELDLSLFASQYTQKEKITEVVERLVELDIKEYELKKEKTETGGGDKKSTDSAIGATFFDAEDRAELPPIKPEEIRRKYEEILINYAKLTIDVPKIFLDTYPKSDISTFDVTVNIGPFELVTQKIIEHDLASGVERQRTEVELMAVDDPVKFIAGRLIDEIDELAAENDKDIALNLARLYLEKMNVNERDLKKVVHLYRKAIVNDLQNQIEANIHEENEIEVSISKNPVRFPKEYSKTVYLEKGILHYGDRIEPSQIKSYLFEGFEKTIYPQIPFDSVPEKDFAAILEKDSTILKWVRPPEGSIPIYHRGHSYTPDFVVETVDKKYLIEVKGMRDLQPVIKEDVKEKARVSIKWAETATNEIKDKPWEYKLIPETAIVNTSDLKFIFSQGVHF